AGATAATTTTAATGTTAAGCGCAGCGGCTGTAATGTTCAGCTGTAGCAAAGAAAAAAGCTGCTGTACCGAAAAAGCAACAGAAAACAACGCACCAGCGATTGAAGCAGCTGCTCCAGAAGCCAAAGATAATCAACTTAGTATCGAGGCAACAGATCAAATGAAGTTTAACAAAACCACATTGAAAGCCAAAGCTGGAGAGCCAATTACACTCACTTTAAAACATGTGGGCGAGCAAAGCAAAGAAACCATGGGACACAACTTTGTATTGCTTAAAAAAGGAACCGATGTAGATGCCTTCGGGCAAGCTGCTACCCAAGCAAAGGACACCGATTTTATTCCGCAAGAAATGAAAGATGATGTAATTGCACACACACGCATTTTGGGCGGCGGCGAAGAAGACACCATTGAAATCCCCGCGTTGGACAAAGGCGAGTATGATTTCATTTGTTCATTCCCAGGGCACTATGTGATGATGCATGGTAAGCTAATTGTAGAA
This Ornithobacterium rhinotracheale DNA region includes the following protein-coding sequences:
- the azu gene encoding azurin, with product MKKIILMLSAAAVMFSCSKEKSCCTEKATENNAPAIEAAAPEAKDNQLSIEATDQMKFNKTTLKAKAGEPITLTLKHVGEQSKETMGHNFVLLKKGTDVDAFGQAATQAKDTDFIPQEMKDDVIAHTRILGGGEEDTIEIPALDKGEYDFICSFPGHYVMMHGKLIVE